Proteins encoded within one genomic window of Esox lucius isolate fEsoLuc1 chromosome 12, fEsoLuc1.pri, whole genome shotgun sequence:
- the LOC114840495 gene encoding pepsin A-like codes for MMKWAVVLCALVAISECNVKISLIKGKTARETLMEKGLWEEVSKKYPYNPMAKFLQTGDEGMTNDADMSYYGVISIGTPPQSFKVIFDTGSSNLWVPSVYCSSQACQNHVKFNPSQSSTFKWGNQPLSIHYGTGSMTGRLGYDTVSVGGLSVNQQIFGISQTEATFMSYMVADGILGLAFPSIAASGATPVFDNMMSQGLVSQNLFSVYLSSNSAEGSVVSFGDIESSYYTGQITWIPLTSETYWQVSMDSVTINGNVVACNGGCQAIIDTGTTWIVGPNSDISNINSMVGFTPNQYGQNSLNCGNLASTPEITFTLNGNAFTLPATAYTTQSSYGCVTGFGNGGSDQLWILGDVFIRQYYSIFDRQNNRVGLAQAV; via the exons ATGATGAAGTGGGCTGTAGTCCTGTGTGCCCTGGTGGCCATCTCTGAGTGCAATGTCAA GATCTCTCTGATCAAGGGGAAGACGGCCAGAGAGACCCTGATGGAGAAGGGTTTGTGGGAGGAGGTCAGCAAGAAGTACCCATACAACCCCATGGCCAAGTTCCTGCAGACCGGAGACGAGGGAATGACCAATGATGCCGAC ATGTCCTACTATGGTGTGATCTCCATTGGAACTCCTCCCCAGTCCTTCAAGGTCATCTTTGATACTGGCTCCTCCAACCTGTGGGTGCCCTCTGTTTACTGCTCCAGCCAAGCCTGCC AGAACCATGTCAAATTCAACCCTTCGCAGTCCAGCACCTTCAAGTGGGGCAACCAGCCTCTGTCTATTCATTATGGAACCGGCAGCATGACTGGAAGGCTGGGCTATGACACCGTTTCG gtggGAGGCTTGTCTGTGAACCAGCAGATCTTTGGTATCAGTCAGACAGAAGCTACTTTCATGAGCTACATGGTTGCTGACGGCATCCTGGGACTGGCTTTCCCCAGCATTGCGGCTTCTGGGGCCACACCTGTTTTCGACAACATGATGAGCCAGGGCCTGGTGTCCCAGAACCTGTTCTCAGTCTACCTCAGCAG CAACTCTGCTGAGGGCAGCGTGGTGTCCTTTGGTGACATCGAGAGTAGCTACTACACTGGACAGATCACCTGGATCCCCTTGACCTCTGAGACCTACTGGCAGGTCAGCATGGACAG TGTTACCATCAATGGCAACGTTGTGGCCTGCAACGGTGGTTGCCAGGCGATTATTGACACTGGCACCACCTGGATCGTCGGGCCAAACAGTGACATCAGCAACATAAATTCCATGGTCGGGTTCACACCTAACCAGTATGGACAG AACTCATTGAACTGCGGCAACCTTGCCAGCACACCTGAGATTACATTCACACTCAACGGAAATGCCTTCACTCTGCCTGCTACTGCCTACACCACCCAG agCTCTTATGGCTGCGTTACAGGTTTTGGTAATGGCGGCTCTGACCAGCTCTGGATCCTTGGAGATGTTTTCATTAGACAGTATTATTCCATCTTTGACCGACAGAACAACAGAGTTGGTCTGGCCCAGGCTGTCTAA